In the genome of Myroides phaeus, one region contains:
- a CDS encoding DUF4377 domain-containing protein → MKNYLITSSIFVAMLTSCSTNDDNNTITTKEMNVEVQPYVVMMSPGPFSGTQEIPHLVLIEEKTNKKHYTPGIEGFDYKEGTKYKLRVKFTLDKSIMDSGGTYELIKVLK, encoded by the coding sequence ATGAAAAACTATTTAATAACATCAAGTATATTTGTAGCAATGCTAACAAGTTGTTCTACAAACGACGATAACAATACTATTACAACTAAAGAAATGAACGTAGAAGTTCAGCCTTATGTAGTTATGATGAGTCCAGGACCTTTTAGTGGTACACAAGAAATCCCCCATCTTGTTTTAATAGAAGAAAAGACGAATAAGAAGCATTATACTCCAGGCATAGAGGGGTTTGATTATAAAGAAGGAACTAAGTATAAGTTGAGAGTTAAGTTTACACTTGACAAAAGTATTATGGATAGCGGTGGTACATATGAGCTTATAAAAGTATTGAAATAG
- a CDS encoding ketopantoate reductase family protein: MDNKVRITIVGLGGVGGFYGGLLAHKYEQSNDVEICFVARGEHLKQIKAKGITVISGDDTIVGKPHLATDNFTEIGHTDYLIMATKGYDLEDTLEKMKVCVSKNTVILPLLNGVEAYEKLHNYFDEATVWEGCTYIVSRLKEAGVIENPSGRQKVLFGIDNNITDAMIQLQTIMKDAGIKAITSDKISTEIWEKYILVSASATATSYYNCPIGVIMKDHREQVVALLTEAEQIAIGKGVHLEDNIVSVIEDRLSAIPYESTTSMHSDFLAGKEHNELNIMSGYMVEQGKELRLETPVYTKMFESLQMRKGKNYLK, from the coding sequence ATGGACAATAAGGTTAGAATTACAATAGTAGGACTTGGTGGTGTAGGTGGATTTTATGGTGGACTATTAGCTCATAAATACGAGCAAAGTAATGATGTTGAGATTTGTTTTGTAGCAAGAGGAGAGCATTTAAAGCAAATCAAAGCAAAAGGAATTACCGTTATTTCGGGGGATGATACAATTGTAGGTAAACCACATTTAGCTACAGATAACTTCACTGAAATAGGGCATACGGATTATTTAATCATGGCTACAAAAGGCTATGACTTAGAGGATACGTTAGAAAAAATGAAAGTATGTGTTTCTAAGAATACCGTTATTTTACCTTTATTGAATGGGGTAGAAGCGTATGAGAAACTGCACAACTATTTTGATGAAGCAACAGTATGGGAAGGGTGTACTTATATTGTTTCTCGTTTAAAAGAAGCGGGAGTTATTGAAAACCCAAGTGGTCGTCAAAAAGTGTTGTTTGGTATCGATAATAACATTACTGATGCGATGATACAGTTGCAGACAATCATGAAAGATGCCGGTATTAAAGCGATAACTTCTGATAAGATTAGCACAGAAATATGGGAAAAGTATATTTTAGTCTCTGCTTCGGCAACAGCAACGTCTTATTATAATTGCCCAATTGGGGTTATAATGAAAGACCACAGAGAACAGGTAGTAGCATTGTTAACGGAAGCTGAACAGATTGCTATTGGTAAAGGTGTTCATTTAGAAGATAATATTGTCAGTGTTATTGAAGACCGTTTAAGCGCTATTCCATACGAATCAACGACGTCTATGCACAGTGATTTCTTAGCTGGTAAGGAGCACAATGAATTAAACATCATGAGTGGATATATGGTAGAACAAGGTAAAGAACTGCGTTTAGAAACGCCTGTGTACACTAAAATGTTTGAGTCCCTACAAATGCGAAAAGGAAAGAACTATTTAAAATAA
- a CDS encoding alpha/beta hydrolase family protein → MKENLIKDSVIIQTESTKILSDYAYPASDEKLPLVIFCHGYKGFKDWGAWHIAMDYIANSGCFVVKFNFTLNGTTIDNPTEFDDLEAFGHNTYTQEQNDLTEVINHYKKLSQVDAANIYLIGHSRGGGAVVLQGYHNADVKGVITWAGVSDFRKRFPHGARFEEWKEQGVFYSENGRTKQQMPHYFTFWEDYEENEKVLNVQTAAQHLKKPTLIVQGTNDPAVNLKEAQLLHQWISSSLLDVIDGADHVFGAKHPYTEKKLPKHLQQVAEDTAKFIQDTKNN, encoded by the coding sequence ATGAAAGAAAATTTGATAAAAGATAGTGTAATAATACAAACAGAATCTACAAAGATATTGTCTGATTATGCCTATCCAGCAAGTGATGAGAAGTTGCCTTTAGTAATATTTTGTCACGGTTACAAAGGGTTTAAAGATTGGGGAGCTTGGCATATTGCGATGGATTATATTGCTAATTCAGGTTGCTTTGTTGTAAAGTTCAACTTTACATTAAACGGTACAACAATCGATAACCCTACTGAATTTGACGATTTAGAGGCCTTTGGACACAATACCTATACACAAGAACAAAATGACCTTACAGAGGTTATAAATCACTATAAAAAGTTATCTCAGGTAGATGCTGCGAATATCTATTTGATTGGACACAGTAGAGGGGGAGGAGCTGTTGTTTTACAAGGCTATCACAATGCCGATGTTAAAGGTGTAATTACTTGGGCTGGTGTATCTGACTTCAGAAAGCGTTTTCCACACGGGGCTCGCTTTGAAGAATGGAAAGAACAAGGTGTTTTTTACAGTGAAAATGGGCGTACAAAACAGCAAATGCCTCACTATTTTACCTTTTGGGAGGATTATGAGGAAAATGAAAAGGTCTTAAACGTACAAACAGCAGCACAGCATTTAAAGAAGCCTACGCTAATTGTACAAGGTACAAATGATCCGGCCGTAAATTTGAAAGAAGCACAATTGTTGCATCAATGGATCTCAAGTTCACTCTTAGATGTAATTGATGGTGCAGATCACGTATTTGGTGCTAAACACCCGTATACAGAAAAGAAATTACCAAAGCACTTACAACAAGTAGCAGAAGATACAGCGAAGTTTATTCAAGATACGAAGAACAATTAG
- a CDS encoding COX15/CtaA family protein, producing MKSYFLPLAKTSLILVYLVIFAGAAVRMTGSGMGCPDWPKCFGYYIPPTDIEVIQWHPNHDFEKGQMIIHESSLWKAKETFTTTDSYDESHWEKYTRHDYAEFNAKHTWTEYVNRLCGALAGLACLVMAIASFSFWKTRKGITLASWLVVFLMGFQAWLGATVVYSVLNPFKITTHMVMALVIVALIIAIIRAAKDQTVIKQYDGKFRVLLVISLIMTLGQVVLGTQVREFIDEQVKAGIGNEYLWLNNPTIEFYIHRSFSFIVLFLNMYLFYINRKLGLGFEKMKWVMILLILEVFTGVLMYYVHFPFGSQAAHLVIASILFGVQFQLLLEARKCYYCGKSEI from the coding sequence ATGAAAAGCTATTTTTTACCCTTAGCTAAGACTTCCCTAATATTAGTTTACTTGGTAATTTTTGCAGGAGCTGCTGTGAGAATGACTGGTTCTGGTATGGGATGTCCAGATTGGCCAAAGTGTTTTGGTTACTACATTCCACCAACGGATATTGAAGTAATTCAATGGCACCCTAACCACGATTTTGAAAAAGGGCAAATGATTATTCACGAGAGCAGTTTGTGGAAAGCGAAAGAAACGTTTACAACGACAGATAGCTACGATGAAAGTCATTGGGAGAAATATACACGCCACGATTATGCGGAATTTAATGCAAAGCACACGTGGACAGAATATGTTAATAGATTATGTGGTGCTTTAGCTGGCTTAGCTTGTTTAGTTATGGCTATTGCTTCTTTCTCTTTTTGGAAAACACGTAAGGGCATTACTTTAGCTTCTTGGTTAGTGGTGTTCTTAATGGGATTCCAAGCTTGGTTAGGTGCAACTGTTGTTTATTCAGTGCTTAATCCATTCAAGATTACAACGCATATGGTGATGGCTTTAGTAATTGTAGCTTTAATTATTGCTATTATTAGAGCAGCTAAAGACCAAACAGTGATTAAACAATACGATGGTAAGTTTAGAGTACTATTAGTTATCTCGTTGATTATGACTTTAGGACAAGTAGTTCTTGGAACACAAGTAAGAGAGTTTATTGATGAGCAAGTGAAAGCTGGAATTGGAAACGAATACTTATGGTTAAACAATCCAACGATTGAGTTCTACATCCACAGAAGTTTCTCTTTCATCGTTCTATTCTTAAATATGTATTTATTCTATATCAATAGAAAATTAGGATTAGGATTTGAGAAAATGAAATGGGTAATGATTTTATTAATCTTAGAGGTGTTTACAGGAGTTTTAATGTACTACGTACACTTCCCATTTGGTTCACAAGCAGCACACTTAGTAATCGCATCTATTTTATTTGGAGTACAATTCCAATTACTTTTAGAGGCAAGAAAATGTTACTACTGCGGTAAAAGCGAAATCTAA
- a CDS encoding CCA tRNA nucleotidyltransferase — translation MNETPIYKEALTHSIFDYVSTAAQELNVDCYVIGGFVRDFLLKRDSKKDIDIVAVGSGIELALKVSQLLPNKPKVQVFKNYGTAMLRYEDIDVEFVGARKESYHFDSRKPVVEDGTLEDDQNRRDFTINALALSLNKDNFGTLVDPFNGVEDLANKIIRTPLDPDITYSDDPLRMMRAIRFATQLDFIIEEKSFESITANHKRLEIISGERIVDELNKILMADKPSKGFLLLYKTGLLDLILPELTALNQVEEIEGHTHKNNFYHSLEVVDNICPNTDDLWLRWSALLHDIGKAPTKRFSKRNGWTFHGHEFLGGKMVKTIFTRLHMPLNQKMKFVQKMVAMSSRPIVLAQKEVTDSAVRRLVFDAGENVEDLMTLCEADITTKNPNKFKKYHNNFKIVRDKIVEVEERDHVRNFQPPITGEEIMEIFGLKPCREIGSLKESIKEAILEGVIPNEYDAAYEYMLKKATKMGLNVVNK, via the coding sequence ATGAACGAGACCCCTATATATAAAGAAGCCTTAACACATTCGATATTTGATTATGTTTCAACAGCAGCCCAAGAATTAAATGTCGATTGCTACGTTATTGGTGGCTTTGTAAGAGACTTTTTATTAAAACGTGATTCTAAAAAAGATATTGACATTGTTGCTGTTGGCAGTGGAATTGAATTAGCGCTGAAAGTTTCACAGCTTTTACCAAACAAACCAAAAGTTCAAGTATTTAAAAATTACGGTACTGCAATGCTTCGCTATGAAGATATTGATGTAGAATTTGTAGGTGCGCGAAAAGAGTCATATCACTTTGATAGCCGTAAACCGGTTGTGGAAGATGGGACTTTAGAAGACGACCAAAATAGACGTGATTTTACGATTAACGCCTTGGCTCTTTCTTTAAACAAGGACAACTTTGGTACACTTGTAGATCCTTTTAATGGGGTTGAAGATTTAGCGAATAAAATTATACGTACTCCTCTTGATCCAGATATTACTTATTCTGATGATCCTTTGAGAATGATGCGTGCTATTCGCTTTGCTACACAGTTAGACTTTATCATTGAAGAAAAATCATTTGAATCGATTACAGCAAATCACAAACGCTTAGAAATTATTTCTGGTGAACGTATTGTAGATGAGTTGAATAAAATATTAATGGCTGATAAACCTTCTAAAGGATTTTTATTGCTTTATAAAACAGGACTTTTAGATTTGATCTTACCTGAATTAACAGCATTGAATCAAGTAGAAGAAATTGAAGGTCATACACATAAAAATAACTTCTACCACTCTCTTGAGGTAGTTGATAATATCTGTCCTAACACAGACGACTTGTGGTTGAGATGGTCTGCTCTTTTACACGATATTGGAAAAGCACCTACAAAGCGCTTTTCTAAAAGAAATGGATGGACTTTCCACGGACACGAATTCTTAGGAGGGAAAATGGTAAAAACGATATTTACTCGTTTACATATGCCGTTAAACCAAAAGATGAAGTTTGTACAGAAAATGGTGGCTATGAGTTCAAGACCTATTGTTTTAGCTCAAAAAGAAGTAACGGATTCTGCTGTACGTCGTTTAGTTTTTGACGCTGGAGAAAATGTGGAAGACTTAATGACATTGTGTGAAGCGGATATTACGACTAAGAACCCTAACAAGTTCAAAAAATACCACAATAACTTCAAAATTGTAAGAGATAAGATTGTAGAAGTTGAAGAGCGCGACCACGTTCGTAACTTCCAACCACCTATTACGGGAGAAGAAATTATGGAGATCTTTGGTTTAAAACCGTGTAGAGAGATTGGTTCTTTGAAAGAGTCTATTAAGGAAGCTATTTTAGAAGGTGTTATACCGAATGAGTACGATGCTGCTTATGAGTATATGCTTAAGAAAGCTACTAAAATGGGATTAAACGTTGTCAATAAATAA
- a CDS encoding L-threonylcarbamoyladenylate synthase encodes MEDIQQEVHKAYEVIKNGGIILYPTDTVWGIGCDASNPEAVKKIYALKKRAESKSMIVLVNGDRLFHNVFNNVPEVAWEILDCSEKPTTLILDNPKNVAKEVISSDNSLGIRIVNEPFCFRLIERMKRPLVSTSANISGAPSPSNFKEISKEIIDGVDYVVNLRRDEMKYVKPSTIIKLKENNQVTIIRK; translated from the coding sequence ATGGAAGATATCCAACAAGAAGTACATAAAGCTTACGAAGTAATTAAAAACGGAGGTATAATTCTTTACCCTACAGATACTGTTTGGGGAATTGGATGTGATGCCAGTAATCCTGAGGCCGTTAAAAAAATATATGCGCTTAAAAAGCGTGCAGAATCAAAAAGTATGATTGTATTAGTAAACGGAGATCGTTTATTTCACAACGTATTTAACAATGTTCCAGAGGTAGCTTGGGAAATCCTTGATTGTAGTGAAAAACCGACAACATTGATTCTTGACAATCCTAAGAATGTAGCGAAAGAAGTTATTTCAAGCGACAATTCATTGGGTATTCGCATTGTAAATGAACCTTTCTGTTTTAGATTAATCGAGCGTATGAAACGACCTTTAGTTTCTACTTCAGCTAATATAAGTGGGGCACCATCACCAAGTAATTTCAAGGAAATTTCAAAAGAGATAATTGACGGAGTTGATTATGTCGTAAATTTGCGTCGTGACGAGATGAAGTATGTAAAGCCTTCAACAATTATTAAACTAAAAGAAAACAACCAAGTTACTATTATTAGAAAATAA
- a CDS encoding PaaI family thioesterase yields MSNKIKKEFNKEEILKMYAEVSKNTLMETLEIEYIDAGPDFLVAKMPVNPRVHQPMGLLHGGASVALAESLGSGASLMLIDPKTQEIRGIEISANHVKSKRAGHVFGTARLLHRGRTVHLWEIRITDENDVLVSICKITNIVIDKTK; encoded by the coding sequence ATGAGCAACAAGATAAAGAAAGAATTCAATAAAGAAGAAATATTAAAAATGTATGCCGAAGTGTCGAAAAACACTTTAATGGAAACATTAGAAATAGAATATATAGATGCGGGGCCTGATTTTTTAGTGGCTAAAATGCCCGTAAATCCTCGTGTACATCAACCCATGGGATTATTGCACGGTGGTGCTTCTGTTGCCTTAGCAGAAAGCTTAGGAAGCGGGGCGTCATTGATGTTGATTGATCCTAAAACACAAGAAATTAGAGGAATAGAAATCTCAGCTAATCACGTGAAAAGCAAGCGTGCAGGACACGTTTTTGGTACAGCAAGACTTTTGCACAGAGGTAGAACGGTACACTTATGGGAAATCCGTATTACAGACGAGAATGACGTCTTAGTTTCTATTTGTAAAATCACTAATATAGTTATAGATAAAACGAAATAA
- a CDS encoding chorismate-binding protein, with protein MYLFKCLAKQFADKKPFAVYRKPNSSVGIGLFQKTYTLHQVETFEENGFVLAPFYEGVKLLIPLAESAILTEQLENQSIDLPEITLNYQDREAGEAFENLVTRCITAIEEGQFAKVVPSRKEAVPFELVDVCALFQKIASTYPTAFCSMVYHPEVGLWVGATPESLLSIKGDKLHTMALAGTQVNHGQGEVVWGVKEQEEQKYVTDFIVETLNPFATNVVTSEPFTKRAAKVMHICTTVEASLKQTDLEPIVKALHPTPAVCGMPKKEAREYLLKEEGYNRKYYAGYLGELNCDVAAQEIEGTDLYVNLRCMEIEQGFANLYIGCGVTKDSDPQSEFIETVNKSSTMKKILH; from the coding sequence ATGTATTTATTCAAATGTTTAGCGAAACAGTTTGCTGACAAAAAACCTTTTGCTGTTTATCGCAAACCTAATTCTTCTGTTGGAATTGGGTTATTTCAGAAAACGTACACTTTACACCAAGTTGAAACTTTTGAGGAAAATGGTTTTGTATTAGCTCCTTTTTACGAGGGAGTTAAACTACTTATTCCTTTGGCAGAATCAGCAATTTTGACAGAGCAACTTGAAAACCAATCTATTGATTTACCAGAAATAACATTAAACTATCAAGATAGAGAGGCTGGGGAAGCTTTTGAGAACTTGGTAACGAGATGTATTACAGCTATTGAAGAAGGACAATTTGCAAAGGTAGTCCCTTCCCGTAAAGAGGCAGTTCCGTTTGAACTTGTCGATGTTTGTGCTTTATTTCAAAAGATAGCTTCTACTTATCCAACAGCATTTTGCTCAATGGTTTACCACCCTGAAGTTGGTTTATGGGTAGGTGCTACACCAGAAAGCTTATTGTCTATAAAGGGAGATAAGTTGCACACAATGGCCTTAGCTGGTACACAAGTAAACCACGGGCAAGGAGAAGTCGTTTGGGGAGTAAAAGAACAAGAAGAACAGAAGTATGTAACTGATTTTATTGTGGAAACACTTAATCCATTTGCTACAAATGTGGTTACGTCAGAACCATTTACAAAGCGCGCTGCGAAAGTGATGCATATTTGCACAACTGTAGAAGCAAGCTTAAAGCAAACCGATTTAGAGCCTATTGTTAAGGCTTTACATCCAACACCAGCAGTATGTGGTATGCCAAAGAAGGAAGCAAGAGAATACTTGCTTAAAGAGGAGGGATACAATAGAAAATATTACGCTGGGTATTTAGGGGAACTAAATTGTGACGTAGCTGCTCAAGAAATAGAAGGAACAGATTTATATGTAAACCTGCGTTGTATGGAGATTGAGCAAGGATTTGCCAATTTGTACATTGGATGTGGTGTTACTAAAGATAGCGATCCTCAAAGTGAGTTTATAGAAACGGTGAACAAATCTTCTACAATGAAGAAAATACTTCATTAA
- the bshB1 gene encoding bacillithiol biosynthesis deacetylase BshB1, which produces MKVDILAFGAHPDDVELGAGATIAKEIDLGKTVAIVDLTRGELGTRGSAEIRHQEATAAAAILGVQYRENLAFRDGFFVNDEQHQLEVIKMIRKYRPEIVLCNAIDDRHIDHGKGSKLVSDACFLSGLRKIETTVDGVEQEAWRPKVVYHYIQWKNIEPDFVVDVTGYMDKKVESVLAYGTQFFDKNSKEPTTPITSQNFLDSITYRAQDLGRLINKDFAEGFTVERYLAVNTLADLV; this is translated from the coding sequence ATGAAAGTAGATATATTAGCCTTTGGTGCTCATCCAGACGATGTAGAATTGGGAGCAGGGGCAACAATTGCAAAAGAAATAGACTTAGGAAAAACAGTAGCTATTGTCGATTTGACAAGAGGAGAACTTGGAACAAGAGGCTCTGCTGAGATTCGCCACCAAGAAGCGACAGCAGCGGCTGCAATCTTAGGCGTACAATACAGAGAGAATCTTGCATTTAGAGATGGATTCTTTGTAAACGATGAACAACATCAATTAGAGGTTATTAAAATGATCCGTAAATACCGTCCAGAGATTGTTTTGTGTAATGCAATTGACGATCGGCATATAGACCACGGAAAAGGTAGTAAACTTGTTTCTGATGCTTGCTTTTTATCAGGATTGCGCAAGATTGAAACAACGGTAGATGGAGTAGAACAAGAAGCTTGGAGACCTAAGGTTGTTTACCACTATATTCAGTGGAAAAACATAGAACCAGACTTTGTTGTTGACGTAACTGGCTATATGGACAAAAAGGTAGAATCAGTATTAGCATACGGGACACAGTTTTTTGATAAAAATTCGAAAGAACCGACAACGCCAATCACTTCACAAAACTTCTTAGATAGCATTACTTATCGTGCGCAGGACCTGGGAAGGCTAATAAATAAAGATTTTGCAGAAGGATTTACAGTTGAAAGATATTTAGCAGTCAATACGTTAGCAGATTTAGTGTAA
- a CDS encoding M28 family metallopeptidase, with protein sequence MRKSTFLLSVLGLTLSFTSCKTSHPTVDATQPQTSYWEMVNQDTLAKHLKVITADDFEGRRTGEKGQKKATDYIVNYYKQRNISFPNQADSYTQVVPASFMSKAQMKLKDSENIWAFIEGSEKPDEVLVITAHYDHLGILMGQIYNGADDNGSGTVAVMELARVFKSLANEGIKPKRSVLFLHVTGEEFGLYGSRYYVENPIIPLKNTIANINIDMIGRKGKEYKGDSDYVYVVGADKLSLELKEMSEQANKESVNLDLDYAYNAEDHPEQIYYRSDHYSFAKHKVPAMFYFNGTHEDYHLPGDTFDKIDMHLLTQRTKLAFATAWKILNAPERPKLIKP encoded by the coding sequence ATGAGAAAAAGCACATTCCTATTAAGTGTTTTAGGACTAACTCTTTCGTTTACAAGCTGTAAAACATCTCACCCTACTGTTGATGCAACTCAACCCCAAACTTCTTATTGGGAAATGGTTAACCAAGACACGTTGGCGAAGCATTTAAAAGTGATCACTGCTGATGATTTTGAAGGTCGTCGTACAGGTGAAAAGGGACAAAAAAAGGCTACTGATTATATCGTTAATTACTATAAACAACGCAATATTTCCTTTCCTAATCAAGCGGATAGCTATACACAAGTAGTTCCTGCTTCGTTTATGTCAAAGGCACAAATGAAGTTAAAGGATAGTGAGAATATTTGGGCTTTTATTGAAGGTAGTGAAAAGCCAGATGAAGTACTTGTGATTACAGCACATTATGATCATTTGGGAATCTTAATGGGACAAATATATAACGGGGCTGATGACAATGGTTCTGGTACGGTGGCCGTAATGGAATTAGCGCGTGTATTCAAATCTCTTGCTAATGAAGGCATTAAACCTAAGCGCTCTGTGTTATTTTTACACGTAACAGGAGAAGAATTTGGTTTGTATGGTTCGCGTTATTATGTAGAAAATCCGATTATTCCTTTAAAAAACACAATTGCCAATATTAATATTGATATGATTGGTAGAAAAGGAAAAGAATACAAAGGAGATAGTGATTATGTATATGTAGTTGGTGCAGATAAATTGAGTTTAGAGTTAAAGGAAATGTCTGAACAAGCTAACAAAGAATCAGTTAATCTTGATTTAGATTATGCGTACAATGCAGAAGACCATCCGGAGCAAATCTACTACCGTTCTGACCATTATAGCTTTGCTAAGCACAAAGTACCTGCTATGTTTTATTTTAACGGGACACACGAAGATTATCACCTTCCTGGAGATACCTTTGATAAAATTGATATGCATCTGCTAACACAGCGAACTAAACTTGCTTTTGCTACAGCGTGGAAAATATTAAATGCTCCTGAGCGTCCTAAACTAATTAAGCCATGA
- a CDS encoding SDR family oxidoreductase, with product MSKVVFITGGSSGIGKSVGEFLTLKGYKVYGTSRNPERVVESKFPLVKLDVRNTESIVTSVNEVLAIEGHIDVLINNAGVGITGPIEEIPAEEIFNNFQTNVFGPIEVIKAVLPSMRKRKQGLIINVTSIAGYMGLPFRGIYSSSKSALEIITESLRMELKPFNIEVTNVAPGDFATNIASGRYHAPVIENSDYKEIYKMSLDMMDEHVDAGNNPIEMAQAIYKVINTPKPDVRYKVGEPLQKFSLFLKKILPGKTYEKLLMKHYKIKG from the coding sequence ATGAGTAAAGTTGTTTTTATTACCGGAGGTTCGTCTGGAATTGGAAAATCTGTTGGAGAGTTTCTTACTTTGAAAGGATACAAAGTATATGGAACCAGTAGAAACCCTGAAAGGGTAGTGGAAAGTAAGTTTCCTCTTGTGAAATTAGATGTACGTAATACAGAGAGCATTGTTACTTCTGTCAATGAAGTATTGGCGATAGAAGGACACATAGATGTTTTAATCAATAACGCAGGAGTGGGAATTACTGGACCAATAGAGGAGATTCCGGCTGAAGAGATATTCAATAACTTTCAGACAAATGTGTTTGGACCAATTGAAGTGATTAAAGCAGTACTTCCTTCTATGCGTAAAAGAAAACAAGGGTTAATTATCAATGTAACGTCTATTGCAGGTTATATGGGATTGCCTTTTAGAGGTATCTATTCTTCTTCAAAAAGTGCGTTAGAAATAATAACAGAATCATTGAGAATGGAGTTAAAACCATTCAATATTGAAGTTACTAATGTGGCACCTGGAGATTTTGCCACCAATATAGCGTCTGGTCGCTACCACGCACCAGTAATAGAAAACTCGGATTATAAGGAGATTTACAAAATGTCATTAGATATGATGGATGAACACGTAGATGCAGGAAATAATCCAATTGAAATGGCGCAAGCTATTTATAAAGTGATAAATACGCCTAAACCAGATGTGCGTTATAAAGTAGGGGAACCATTACAAAAGTTCTCTCTATTCCTTAAAAAAATACTGCCAGGGAAAACTTATGAAAAATTGCTAATGAAGCATTATAAGATCAAAGGGTAA
- the fsa gene encoding fructose-6-phosphate aldolase, with product MKFFIDTANLDQIKEAEALGVLDGVTTNPSLMAKEGITGAENILNHYKSICEIVDGDVSAEVISVDYEGMIREGEQLAALHPQIVVKLPMTKEGIKACKYFSSKGIKTNVTLVFSAGQALLAAKAGATYVSPFIGRLDDISTDGLILIQEIRQIYDNYGFNTEILAASVRHTMHIVNCAKIGADVMTGPLSAILGLLKHPLTDNGLAQFLADYAKGNK from the coding sequence ATGAAGTTTTTTATTGACACGGCTAATTTAGATCAGATTAAAGAGGCTGAAGCACTGGGAGTGTTAGATGGAGTTACAACTAACCCTTCTTTAATGGCTAAAGAAGGTATCACAGGGGCGGAAAACATTTTAAATCATTACAAATCAATCTGTGAGATTGTAGATGGTGATGTAAGTGCAGAAGTAATTTCTGTAGATTACGAAGGAATGATTAGAGAAGGAGAACAGCTTGCAGCTTTACATCCACAAATTGTCGTTAAATTACCTATGACAAAAGAGGGAATTAAAGCTTGTAAATACTTTTCTTCTAAGGGAATTAAGACAAACGTTACTTTAGTATTCTCTGCTGGGCAAGCTTTATTAGCTGCTAAAGCTGGAGCTACTTACGTTTCTCCATTTATCGGTAGATTAGATGATATCTCTACTGATGGATTAATTCTTATCCAAGAAATCCGCCAAATCTATGATAACTACGGATTTAATACTGAAATATTAGCAGCGTCTGTACGTCACACTATGCACATTGTAAACTGTGCTAAAATTGGTGCTGATGTTATGACTGGGCCATTGAGCGCTATCTTAGGATTGTTAAAACACCCTTTGACTGACAATGGATTAGCTCAGTTCTTAGCAGATTACGCTAAAGGAAATAAATAA